The following proteins come from a genomic window of Lolium rigidum isolate FL_2022 chromosome 5, APGP_CSIRO_Lrig_0.1, whole genome shotgun sequence:
- the LOC124655267 gene encoding zinc finger CCCH domain-containing protein 4-like — MVVIEEIPPWADAPRFDYRLFKDRFKMARSYRSLAVNLRKFLISISDEELGGTKFVRHKGIPGTGGFVHEIPQLPTAHAYFIIVLYPPPDLEDEELDGDGRGVELLFSVNSLYYLGFSSDDFWCLFQDAKVVGVSKESESAMKIKRLSIKGSYQGIGMDYEELIVGFAGQLETYRVLVNPRRANQKQITRVSCRNVLSIPEAMRFTFLLKLHLTSFEMGYENATMDVTVKQGEEYRNPSTHLNDWSSYSGKCREGEAKFAVAHQKLPIPGIPTFECLLNYVNIMSNKEHEKADKSEKSGQNNLAIADRGGDKKGTGDKDPANDKDGKEQRKKNKSSSTWFFESPVMPYRWIGRSLCLTKVLLATNIVNSSFTIPGVACVIDSCRSLQVYWDPIRKTDSAGLIWASKSQDEQRKGRTGRTYDGQIYCLVAGSFYNSLDYRKHPAILRLSLREQVLMVCCAEPRVMIDPNVVPQKVLDPPNADVIQDALDSLVQIHALVKPTSPRGRYGPTFYGCLLNSLPLSFDASVLALKFGEVGFLHEGILICIMLDIQPLPILQPFGYQELDKYHLEYLKNVANTQEPTVSHPFISKLEEVWCALHNLFPASLNHVCEMYDDVMSTLHCFRPCFLVEINRPRYHQPAEFHHSCFHHEVLKPEDMNPLLLEAESSHLDSQRKFAATPCVSPTNVEVILTVVVLKVLIAEMKTQLAEDRVVSRRKQASGYVQPTVESGMSAFFVCGSCSQGDTCHFSHSNCAPKPVCKFFLTLQGCKNGSSYSLLHDRGSSKKPYFTSGICPKKYRATSVCCTKLLPAGGDEKIFQQKFFEYIAIKTLAETLSKLQVVLIINYTKFVHLQAERLEENASLFRVNYSCLMKGLLDGFQTPPVAYTFNMYPPTGVQFGEYPTELRRALSRA; from the exons ATGGTGGTCATCGAGGAGATACCTCCCTGGGCA GATGCGCCTCGATTTGACTACCGATTGTTCAAAGACCGTTTTAAAATGGCCAGGTCTTATCGATCACTCGCAGTGAATTTGAGGAAATTTCTTATCAGCATATCAGATGAAGAGTTGGGAGGGACCAAATTTGTCAGGCATAAGGGTATTCCTGGGACAGGTGGGTTTGTCCACGAGATACCTCAGCTGCCAACTGCTCATGCGTATTTCATCATTGTCTTGTATCCGCCCCCGGATCTGGAGGATGAGGAATTGGATGGTGATGGCAGAGGTGTTGAGTTACTCTTCAGTGTGAACTCACTATATTATCTAGGCTTTTCATCTGATGACTTCTGGTGTTTATTTCAAGATGCAAAGGTTGTAGGAGTCAGCAAAGAGTCTGAATCCGCTATGAAGATCAAACGCCTCAGCATTAAAGGTAGTTACCAAGGGATTGGGATGGATTATGAGGAACTGATCGTCGGATTTGCTGGACAGCTAGAGACGTACAGAGTATTGGTCAACCCCAGAAGGGCAAACCAGAAACAAATAACCCGAGTTTCTTGCCGCAATGTGCTCAGCATTCCAGAAGCAATGCGGTTTACATTCCTTCTTAAGCTTCACCTCACAAGCTTTGAAATGGGTTATGAGAATGCTACCATGGATGTTACGGTTAAGCAGGGTGAGGAATATCGGAATCCTTCTACCCACTTAAACGACTGGAGCAGTTACTCTGGAAAGTGCAGGGAAGGAGAAGCAAAGTTCGCTGTAGCACACCAAAAACTTCCCATACCAGGAATCCCGACGTTTGAATGCCTGCTGAACTATGTAAATATTATGTCGAACAAAGAGCATGAGAAGGCTGATAAAAGTGAAAAATCTGGGCAAAACAACCTTGCTATTGCTGATCGGGGTGGTGATAAGAAGGGAACTGGTGATAAGGATCCTGCCAATGACAAAGATGGAAAAGAGCAAAGGAAAAAGAACAAAAGCTCCTCAACATGGTTCTTTGAGAGCCCTGTGATGCCATATCGTTGGATTGGCAGATCTTTATGCCTAACAAAG GTTTTACTGGCGACAAACATTGTCAACTCATCTTTCACTATTCCTGGAGTTGCTTGTGTTATTGATTCATGTAGATCATTGCAAGTCTATTGGGATCCAATTCGGAAAACAGACTCAGCTGGGCTTATATGGGCTTCCAAGTCTCAG GATGAGCAGCGGAAAGGCAGGACAGGCCGAACCTATGATGGTCAAATATATTGCTTGGTAGCTGGATCATTTTACAACAGTTTAGATTATCGCAAACATCCTGCCATTTTAAGGTTATCGTTAAGAGAGCAAGTGCTCATGGTTTGCTGCGCAGAGCCGAGAGTTAtgattgatcctaatg TCGTGCCGCAAAAAGTTCTTGACCCACCGAATGCAGACGTTATTCAGGATGCACTAGACTCACTTGTTCAAATTCACGCATTGGTTAAGCCAACTTCTCCGAGAGGGCGCTATGGGCCCACTTTTTATGGCTGTTTGCTCAATAGCTTGCCATTATCATTTGATGCTTCTGTTCTTGCCCTGAAATTTGGTGAGGTTGGCTTTCTCCATGAAGGAATTCTAATATGCATTATGTTGGACATCCAACCGCTTCCTATCCTGCAACCTTTTGGCTATCAAGAATTG GACAAGTATCATCTGGAGTATCTGAAAAATGTGGCGAACACCCAAGAGCCAACAGTATCTCATCCCTTCATCTCTAAACTTGAAGAAGTTTGGTGTGCATTACATAACCTCTTTCCAGCATCACTTAACCATGTCTGCGAAATGT ATGATGATGTTATGAGCACACTGCACTGTTTTAGGCCTTGTTTTCTTGTGGAAATCAATCGTCCTAGGTACCATCAGCCTGCTGAATTCCACCATTCATGTTTTCACCATGAAGTACTAAAGCCAGAGGATATGAATCCACTCTTGTTGGAAGCTGAAAGTTCTCACTTAGATTCACAGAGGAAGTTTGCTGCAACCCCTTGTGTTTCTCCAACTAATGTTGAGGTCATTCTCACTGTTGTAGTACTGAAGGTGCTTATCGCGGAG ATGAAGACGCAACTTGCAGAGGACAGGGTAGTTTCTCGTAGGAAACAAGCTAGTGGTTATGTTCAACCAACCGTTGAAAGTGGGATGTCTGCGTTCTTTGTTTGTGGATCTTGTAGTCAGGGGGACACGTGCCACTTCTCTCATTCAAATTGTGCCCCCAAACCAGTATGCAAGTTCTTCCTTACATTACAG GGTTGTAAAAATGGCAGCTCTTATTCATTGTTACATGATCGTGGCTCCTCGAAGAAGCCATATTTTACATCTGGAATATGCCCTAAAAAATACAGAGCCACCTCAGTATGTTGCACAAAGTTGTTGCCTGCAGGTGGAGATGAGAAAATTTTTCAGCAGAAGTTCTTTGAGTATATTGCCATCAAGACCTTGGCAGAAACGTTGTCCAAGTTGCAGGTCGTCTTGATCATTAACTACACAAAGTTTGTTCACTTACAG GCTGAAAGATTGGAAGAGAATGCTTCTCTTTTTCGGGTGAATTACTCATGTTTGATGAAGGGACTCTTGGATGGTTTTCAGACACCACCCGTTGCTTACACTTTCAACATGTATCCTCCTACTGGCGTTCAGTTTGGTGAATATCCAACAGAACTGCGCAGAGCCCTAAGCAGAGCCTAG